AATTGTCGTAATTGATGCTCCACTTCCTGTACTACTATTGGTTCAAGAGCATTACGGTAAACTAAACTCTTTTTTGAGAATGTTTTCATCGGAGAACACTTCGAGTAAGAAATGCTCGACTGGGAAGCGCTAAAACTTCGATGTGCAATCAAAGTTTACACAACCTACACCCTGACATTATTACCCTGATCTCAAAATCGATCGGGAACTTAATAAACCAACAGCGCTAATTTGCCCAGACTTAGCTTGATCGAATACTATGCTACTTTTGCGATCGCAGTCAATTCTCTATCAACAAAATTTATATTAATTATTATGTAGATAGAGAGTAGTCATCCTATCTTGAAAGTAATTAAGAAAAACATTTTTTATTTTTGATGAAATTTAAATCAAGTATGGTTAAATTGGTAGCCAATAGTTTATTGTAGCAAGTATTTTCTTTGTTGAGAGTAATTATTTACTTGCACATTATTATGTGTAGAAATCTCTAAATTCCCACGCAATTTCAAAGGAGTAGTCACTTTCAACGGATCTTTTTGCACAGCAGCTAATCCTTGACGAACTGCCATAACAATCCGATCTTTTAGTTCAGTTTTTGCCCTTAATTGTTGTTTATGCCATCCTTCTTCACTAGTAGCATATAGTGCAGGCAAACGATTTAGTGCATAAGCAATCACTTGGATTGGATCTATATACTTGGCAAGATGGGGTGGCAGTTTCTCTATTTGTTGTTCCACCTCTTCAATTACTATTGTTTCCAAAACATTAATGTAACTCAATGATTGATTCCGTGATTTTGATGAGACTGTTCTTCTGCTGAAAGAGTTCTCCGGCGGAGGAGAAACTGATTTATAATCCTTTGGGTTGAGGGCAGCCATAAAATAGCGATTCTCCAACTAGTCAGCAATAGTATTTTTACTTAAAGTAATACTTAAGTATTACTTTTGATCTTAGCTTATAGATTTTA
The nucleotide sequence above comes from Phormidium ambiguum IAM M-71. Encoded proteins:
- a CDS encoding late competence development ComFB family protein; protein product: MAALNPKDYKSVSPPPENSFSRRTVSSKSRNQSLSYINVLETIVIEEVEQQIEKLPPHLAKYIDPIQVIAYALNRLPALYATSEEGWHKQQLRAKTELKDRIVMAVRQGLAAVQKDPLKVTTPLKLRGNLEISTHNNVQVNNYSQQRKYLLQ